Part of the Engraulis encrasicolus isolate BLACKSEA-1 chromosome 1, IST_EnEncr_1.0, whole genome shotgun sequence genome, ATTATGCGCTCAAAGGACTTCATAACCACTGACGTCAGTGCAACAGGTCTAAACTCATTGTTCTCCCGTGGGCATGGCTTCTTGTGCGGGAATAATTATTGCCCTTTTCCAACTTGTGGGAATAGTGTGTGTTTTACTAGAGAGCTGAAACACAGGACCCAAGCTGGTGCCAGCTCTTGAGCAAAGTCATGCAGTATTAGTGGGGAAATGCCATCAGGCCCACTTGAATTCTTTGTGTGCAAGGCCCTAAATGCCTTGACAACAGTGGGGATAAGAAAACCATAACAGAGCTAGCTAGACACAAGACGCCGCTGAGTTAACTAATGGCACAGTGTGTCAAAATCAAATTTATAATACCAAAAGTAGTTGCAATGGCCGAAGATGTCCAAAAGAAGATACATTCGCTAAAAGCTTACGTTCTGCCATGGTAAGTGCCTCCATGACTTTGACAGGTAGCGAGGAACCAAATGTCTGCACATCGAAGTTGACCGCCTCGACTGGTCCATGGGTCGGTATCCGCGAGGGAGTTGATCTGTAAAAAAGAGAGACATATATACAGTTGCAATACTACTGCAGATTAAGAAATCCCATTTGGTTAGAGGGTGGAATCCATTACTAACTGTCAGCTTAAAACCACTTTACCTTGCTTGCAGCGATGCTCTTCGAGGGGAAAACAGAAGCCCGGCAGGAGTGCTTAGACTTTTTCGACCTCCTGTTCTGGCTTGTCTACGGCCAGACCCAGGAGTGCCACGGGGCGAAAACATGCCGTGATGGTGTTTAGTTGTGTCTTGTCgaaattaaaataaatatatcTCCAATGAAGTCCAATTTCCCCACCACCTGCTAtcgtgaatgaaaaatagtcgcGCTCAAAGCTCAAACCGGCGCATAATATCGACGTCATTTCCGTGCCGCGGAAAAACACGGAAGTGTTGTTGAGATGAAGCTGAAATTCGTGTGCAGTCAATGGGCTGGAGAGCAATGATTTTGTATTTTGCGATACTGTTTGTAGCACTGTACCTGGTTTTTACAAGCTTGATAAGTCGTCGATACAACAGTACACACTTGGTATCACGTATTGAACTGTTGTCCAACTCTTCTCAACATGCCAGTTGTGCTTGGGATGCAAAAGAAACGTGTCTTCCATCCGATGCACCGCGCGCACTGTTGGTCACTGCACATCCAGATGATGAGTGCATGTTTTTCGCACCTTCGATAATACTGCTGCGGAGGCAAGGCATCTCTGTGCATTTGCTATGCTTGTCGTCTGGTGATTATTATAACCAGGGTGCCCTGCGCAAAAAGGAACTCTTGGACAGCGCGGCCGTGTTGGGGATACCCGCTTCACAGGTGTCTCTCATCGACCACCAACAGCTGAAGGATGACCCAAAGGCAGAATGGAGCGTCGCGTTGACCTCATCCATCATCCTGAAGCACATCCAGAGGCATTCCATCAGCCTCGTGCTGTCATTCGATGGGAGCGGTGTGAGTGGCCATGCGAATCACATTGCCCTTTACAAGGCCCTCAGTCACCTGGTTGGCACTGGGCAGATACCAGACAGCTGTCATGTCCTGGCCCTGAACTCCATCAGCGTCTTTAGGAAGTACCTCTCCAACATGGACCTGTATATCAGTCGGCTGTTTCGCTCTGACCTCTTGTGCACAATTGGATCTAAGGAGTACAACCAAGCCAAGCGAGCCATGTATTGCCACCGTAGCCAACTGGTGTGGTTTCGCCACCTGTACATATTCTTCTCTCGCTACATGTACATCAACACGTACAAGTCCATCCTCGCCGAAAAAAGGGACTTTAAAATATATTAGTTTTGAAGGTCTCCGTTTTACACGTCCAAAGAATGTATCGCTTAAACCTGTGGGTTATGTCATACACTAGTGTCCTCACCACTTCGTTTGTATGTTGTGATCATACAAACTAGTGTTAAACATGCAGTTGGACTCCAATTGGATATTTAAGACAAATGTATGGTCATTATTGGACTATTTCACGGTTTTACCATTTTCCAAGGGCTGctactgttgtgtttttttctttttcttgatgGTTATGGGTTGTAGATGTTCCAACCTTCAATATGTGCCAAATGGAAGCCTATGTTTTATTGAGCATCCAAGTGTTCCTTGGTTCGATTCTGAATCATGTGTTCAATGGTTCTAATGGTTATGGTTATTTTGGGTCACTTATTCTTGAATTCAACACTCAATGTGTTAAATAGCAGCCTTGAACAGAGATTAAGTGTAAATCGTTTTGTACTGTTCATCCATGCGTTGCAGATTAGACCCTGCTGCCTAAATCCTTTACACAGCGCTGCTGATGAAAGTCTGGCTGGAATGTAAAGTGTGACGTTTAGACCATGTATTCTCAAACTGTTTCAGGCCgaagaccactttgtccccccaaaaaatgttcagggaccacctgtcaactgaattgacagcttatgggtgctatttcgacacggctcattttgatgcagatcacttactttttactcacatttacaagcctgtcttgttgtggtgaaaatatgactttagctatgttaagctttgtaataatgttacaaatatagcgtactgctagcttgtcttcgaaaagtagaaataccctcatggaccacctgagctctgtcatggaccaccagtggtccccgtaccacactttgagaatcactggtttagacCAATGATTTGGTCTGGAGAACTATAGAATTCTAAATGGGACCAGATCCAAGTTCTTCCATTTGTAGGTCAATTAGAAAATTGGGGGTTAATGTGAAAGTCCTTAATGGCTACCAAAAACTGATTtataaactgaattgaattgtttACAAATGATTTCCAATTGTTGAGTAAGCTATGTGTACCTATTTTATTAGTAACAAAGCACTGATTTTGATGTTTTTAGGCACTAGAATGTTTGAATTTTTGTTGCGATAATTAATATTATCTGCTTTTTCAATCATGaagtgcttttgttttgttttgactggCTGTCTACTTCCCTGTGACAACTACCTCAAATGTCACTTGGGTTCATTTCACATATTTGGAAGATAGGCCTACGTACTGTAGTTTTGGGTGAATGTTTTTCTTGATGCACTATTATGAAGCAATGGAATAAATTAAGACAAATTTAATCAATTCATTCATCCTTTCAGTCATTTGTGATTCTCGGTTCAGTCGCATCTTATTGTGTAAAAAAGAATAACAGAATTATAACAGGATAACTTATTCAATCAGTCTTGTGTCTACCTTTTgtttacagtagtgtttctcaacgtgggttCTACAGCCCCAGCGGGCTGTTGGGGAGCTCTTGGGGGGTGTTGaaaaagatacagctgagagggggcagtgcttagttgccattggggggcattagtctattttgttttttaatactagGGGGGTGTTGttaggcttgtgatgaggtcatgggggtattattcaaaaaaggctgagaagcACTTGGTTTATTTATTATCCGGAATCTCAAGAGGTGGCTGCCTAATAAGGTTTAGCAGCCTACTTAGACGCCTACACTGTGAGATCTAAAATGTTAGAGATCTGTGAATAAACCTACTGACTTAGTACCTGAGCGAAGTACAGTACTTTGGAGATGAGGAGCGTTAGCAGTGCTATAGACTTTCCGCATCACATGGTCCTGGCAACACATTGGTGGAGTGTTGGATAAAATGTCGTCAGATAGCGCCATCCAAGGGGAAAATGGTGTAGGGCCTACCACAGTGTCAGGCAACAACTAGCTGCTGGGCTTGTTAAAttcaaattagagatgcaccggatcctgatttttaggatcctgccggataccggatccactgcttaagatcctgccggatccggaaccggataccagatcctacgaaagggttgaaacacatagcctactcgcacacgtgggccctttttattacgttggctcattggcttactgcctgcactggccgcttccaaagttctttcactccatgcagcaatagGGGTTGTGatagactgactgaaaaacctaggctagagatgcaccagatcctgatttttaggtaactgccggataccggatccactgcttacgtgtaagatcctgctggatccggatcctgtgaaaaaccctattatcatGCCGGATCCGTTACCGGGTCTTAGATCCTGTGCATCTTAAATTcaattatttaaaataaaaagaaggGGGGGGCACACAAACAGTCCAAGGTTTAGAGCCTGATTTAGCCAACAGGTGTGATGCTTAGTGTGAGATACAAAATAATGGAACCATTTCTCAATCATtaccaggaccactgacagcaATTTCaatggcctgggacaaagtcctctgaaaggcccCACCACAAACcatgttatgaggacccaattctgcctcccctctccctgtgcctgggacaactgacccaaccAGTGGGGGTTCTacctatttgggggccctaggcaaagcaTTATAGACACATGTTGAATTATTTCTACTGGCATTTACCATGGtgaggctgactgttggggggtagggtggccAGACATCCATCTTTAGGACAGACCGtccatcttttcagtgccttgtccggcgtccGGCACAGCATGAATTTGGACGCCTACTTGATTGATTAAATAGCATGAAATTGCATATAAGACACATTTTTGGGGgatggaggacccccagacccaccATCCAAAAATATGTCCTGCTTTTTGCTGTCACAGGGATGGTCACCCTAGTTGGGGGGGCCATACAGAGGGtagttttggtggggccctattgcccagtctgcctattggtaaatcCGTCTCTGCTTGccaccccctgtcagcttccctgaccatTTCCACCAACTGTTATTACTCTAAAGCCCCCTCGTGATTACTGCTGCTCTCTTGCAAAAGTTGATCATTTGACCGTGGTCTGCCCAGCTTGATTTGTTTGTCTGGTTTGGATGGTGGCCACCTAAAAGAAAGTACTGGAACTATTTGAACTTGTCTTGGCATGTACTACAAACTCTTATGTCATTTTTGGTGACAATGTCAGGATTTGCATAGCTGTGACCGAGCCTCTCTCCACAAACATTTGCATGAAATATCACTGCCTGCCCTCACCTCAAATGACCCGGATCTGCCACCACCGCAGCCTACTTGTGTTCTTCAAAGtaggggccagggacccctgggggaggCGTGAgtcagtggggggtgggggggggcatggcAAGTTGGCAgggaaagtatagcaaaacaaaataaatacgcTAACAGAACGAATAACTTAAATAAAGCAAAATCTCAACCAAAATAGTATAAACAAAATTCGTTAGGAGCTGCATTACTATAATCTGCGTCTCTGGTGGGGGATCTACTGAGACTGTGTTATCATTTTCTGCGTTACAATGCATTTGCTATGTTTACTGTTTTCATTGGATGGGTTTTGGGTGCGCGACCTCCATCGAGTTGTGAAAGGGTGTGCACAGATCCTTGTATCCTTCTACAGTAGGGATGGGGAACCtacgtatgtctcgagggctgtttacggcccttgaggccgtattatccggtccccgatataattttaacgttatgcagcttcacatgaaatatattttgtaaatgaatcttagaaattacatttgcaatacaattagttCGAAGCTGGGTGTGTTTTAAAGGTggcataggcctaaagtgcagggggaaatcctggtttgtgttcaagtatggcccttggaggacttatacGGCCTCTGAgggaagtggccccttgaatgaaaaaggtcccCTACCCCTGTTCTACAGAAAAGATGTGGCACGGCCTTTGTCAAGGAGGTCTTGGGGCCTTGTcatcatagtaaagtttgggaaccacactgGCTTACTCGACAAACTACTAACTATTCGTGTGACTATGCCACCCCCTAGTGGCCGACTATGGGAAGCCTCTGACACCCTTTCTGCGACGTGCGTCATCGGTGAGACAAAACAGACAACACCACTCCGGTGATTCTTACCGCATCCAGAGTCTAGCTTTATTGCCTTCAAGACACCGTGCACCCAGGTGAGTGTGAGTTCTTAGCAACATCTTGTTGAGCACTTGATGATGGTGTACCCCGTTCAGTATTGGAATTGAGAGACCTATGCAAGACAGCATGGAAAGTTTTGGCGATtggctctctctctgcttggtaTTGTTGCGCTAGCCTGCCAGTTAGCTGAAATGGCAAAGCCGCAAGCTATGTTTCTGGTCTACATGGCTCATAAATTAACAGATTACCCTGCCATTGTGGCGGTAGAAAAGATGTCAAGTCTATAATATTCATTGGCGATGCAGTGTCATGATAAGAAGTTGCCCTGCGCTATTTCGCAAATGGCTTCCTGAAAACATTCTGTTTCGGGTGCAGCTACTCTGCAAGGTTGACCTACTTTGACATGCCTCAGTTCAATGGGGTTCAAtggctgtagtagtagtagtctgctGCTCATGAGGCTTGGCAGGCTACCCATTTTAAGCTTGTTTGTAGCGTATTGTACATTTATATTAATCTTTCAGGGAATGTCTTAGTCTACTGAGATTAAACTACTTTGTTATTTTATTGTAGGCTACAGTTATTTTTTTATGCAGCACTCCGATTCTTCGTAGTAGGCTACGTTATTATCATCGATGTACAATCAGAGATGGTTGAGGACTTGGTACAATCGATGCACGACGTTAACACAAGTGGTTGGCCACTTGTAGGAGCAATGAATCAAAACATAACATGACCATGTCTATTGTGATTCTGATAAGCGAGTGCTTCGTGCTGTGAACCCGAGGAAAGCAACAGGCCCGAATGGTGTACCAGGTAAGGTGCTCAAGGCATGTGCGGCCCAACTAGCACCAGTCTTCACTGACATTTTCAACCTGTCACTGAAACAAGCCACCATCCCAGCctgcttgaaatctgccaccatcatacctgttccaaagaaggcatctactaccaccctcaatgactttcgccctgttgcactcactccagtcatcaccaagtgctttgaaaaactTGTGCTGAGGCATATAAAGGCCTGTCTCCCCCCAACcctagaccctcatcagtttgcataccgggcaaacagatccactgaggatgcaatagccattgctctccactctgcactgagtcacctggaaagacaaggaagctacgtcaggatgctcttcatcgattatagctcagcttttaacaccatcattcctgacatcctaatccccaagctgagacatctaggacttccatcatccacatgctcctggatcaaagacttccttgttaatcgtccccaacaggtgaaactaggtcaccatctctcaaccacccgcaccctcagcaccggctcgccccaaggatgtgtgttgagcccacttctctactccctctacacgtttgactgtagccccatccacccagagaacatcattgtcaaatttgcagatgacacaacagtggtggggctgataaccgagggaaaggaggaggcctacagggatgaggtcctgaaacttggagagtggtgtgcatccaacaacctggccctgaacatctccaagacaaaggagctcatcctggacttccggcgtaacaaagatgctcctgcccccctgtacatcaatggagaacgtgtagagcaagtgagctcatttaaattcctaggtgtacacatctccgctgatctctcctggtcgactaacacctcggctctggtaaaaaaggcccagcagcgattgcacttcctcagagtacttaagaaagaacagttagactcaagcttgctggtgaccttttaccgttccaccatagagagcctgctgacctacgcagtgtcagtgtggcactcaagttgcactgaggctgacaggaagagactgcagagggtgaccaaaacagcacagaaaatcataggctgccccctgcctcccatacccaccatctacaactcacgctgcgtaagtagagccaggagtatcattaaagatcccacgcatcctggctttcatctctttacactgttgccctctggcaggcgctacaaggcattgccagccagaaccaataggatgaagaacagcttcttccccaaagctgttacaacaatgaacacacacttactggacaatgttcatctataaaggactgtgcactacgtagggaagctaaaatctcggtatacgttgtatactgacaataaaggctttctattctattctattctattctatattgaTAGGCCTTATTATTACTGAAAAGGTCAAATTGTTTTTTCAAAAGGAGCCTTTTTATCCAAGTATTGAACGAACTGAAATACTTGTTATTTTAGTGCTCGTGTAATACATATTTTGTAGTGAAACAATGACAATGATTTTTAAGGGGCACTCAGTACACATGGTAGCCCTACTAGATCAGATGTATGATGTCATGTTTAGGCCttcagatgccaatgtcaaattccacaaaaggGAAAGAttggtgcttgcctagggcaccaaattgactggaacgggccctgcacacacacacacacaagtcaagtcaagttttattgtcaatttctttacatgcactggtcatacaaagaatttgaaattgcgtttcttgctctcccatgcagacatagactaatctaggtaaggacatagacagtatagacatagacagtactcatacatggacataagacagtatggacatagacattgctcatacagacatttaaagtgcaagacgggacaacagaagacttgtagagaacatacattaagaggaggtattttgttgtgctttttctaaaagtcctttatagcgttctgacatagtaatagtagcatttgaagaaaataaataattaaaaaaggtttattaaatacactagcagcacacacacacacacacacacacacacacacacacacacacacacacacaaaatgccccACGCTTCCTCACAATGCCATTTTAAATCAAATTTCAATTTAAATCTTTTATTTACACAATATACTGCATCTATTCATGACAATAGAGCCTATTTAATAATAGTACAATTGAAATTTCCACTGGTCCATTTGTTCATTAGAGAGTaggtaataggcctatatctgttgTCATGGAAGCTCGCCCCCAGATGCTGCTATgtcacagcaactgacaaataaggtGCATTTTTACACATgaactgaagtaaatatcgcaatgcatcgcaatagtacatgaatTGCAATGCAAAGTGATGGAATCGCATCATGGCACACATGTGCACTGTGATGGGCATTGAATCGTGAACCTCAataatacccacccctagtcttGAATGTTGTTCAGTGCTCTGTGTTCTCCATATCCAGTTGGATGCCTTAATCCAGGCCGTTGGTGTTGAATGGTATTgaataggggtgtgcaaaaaaacaaacaaaatcatgacaatgcatcgcgatacttattttcacaatacactgcatggattcatgacttTGTATTGCGATACTTATTTCCACGATGAATCGATTAATGACGATGTAGTATGTGTTCTCGATATCCAGTTGTAGGCCTTAGTCCAGGGACATGACACTGATAACAATATGGTGTTGAATGGTAGTGACACAGACCTATATAGGAATAATAACATGGTAGTGAATGTTGTTGAATATTCTCGAATATTCTCTATACTCTATTTCCAGTTGTAGGCCTTAGTCCAGGGACATGGCACTGATGACAATATGGtgttgaatggtagtgaatgttGTTGAGTGTTCTGTGTTCTCTATTTGCAGTCGTAGGCCTTAGTCCAGAGACATGGCACTGATAACAGTGGAGGACCTCGCGGAGCTGGACGACGAGCAGCTCGAcgatgacatcaccgacaactCTGagccaatggaggaggaggagaatgacgACCGGCTGCTGGCCCACTGGCGCTCCGTCGGCCGCCAACACCAGGTGTCTGTCCCCACTGGTATGCAAACactttgtttttaatttcttaattgtttttttgctttttatgcctttatctgAGAGAACAGTTGAGGGAGGGACAgcaaacaggaaatgagtggggggcgGGGTGTGGggttggagagagacagagagagagagagagagagagagagagagagagagagagagagagagagagagagacagagagagatatgaggaagggtcggcaaaggacctgggccggaatcgagcctgggtcgctggtgtagcagcccagtgccctaccgctagagTCACGGTAGGTCTGCAAAAACGGAATTTTTAAACCAAACTATGAACTTCATCATCAAGCTGTTAGCAGTGTTTTGTTATCAGACcgctttgtgtctgtgtggttctGCAGGATTAAACATTTTAAGCTCTGGGTCATTTTGTAGCTACTCACAGCTGGAATTGAGTTTTGTGTGATATGCCTCCCATGTTttaggtcaggggtgtcaaactcaaattgactgagggccaaaatcaaaatctggaatgaagtcacGGCCCAAAGTCAATAAAAAA contains:
- the pigl gene encoding N-acetylglucosaminyl-phosphatidylinositol de-N-acetylase, whose product is MGWRAMILYFAILFVALYLVFTSLISRRYNSTHLVSRIELLSNSSQHASCAWDAKETCLPSDAPRALLVTAHPDDECMFFAPSIILLRRQGISVHLLCLSSGDYYNQGALRKKELLDSAAVLGIPASQVSLIDHQQLKDDPKAEWSVALTSSIILKHIQRHSISLVLSFDGSGVSGHANHIALYKALSHLVGTGQIPDSCHVLALNSISVFRKYLSNMDLYISRLFRSDLLCTIGSKEYNQAKRAMYCHRSQLVWFRHLYIFFSRYMYINTYKSILAEKRDFKIY